A genome region from Mesorhizobium sp. B2-1-8 includes the following:
- a CDS encoding ornithine cyclodeaminase family protein, with protein sequence MKPIYIDYLNALDIEALAMTDGEIIGAVEAGLVAQGKGQTVIEPRVHLEPDPSFHGHFNVLRGYVAPLDAAGVKIVGDYVDNYLHGLPSEFGILNLFDPRTGTPGAILDATVITDMRTGAVTAIGAKHLARKNSKVLAHIGARGTAYWNVRLLDHLFDFDEIRVHSRRPESRDGFAAKLSADLGKPVKAVADWQSCVEGADIVVEASRLPEPQPLLKTEWIKPGALVVPYGTMSAVELSLTDIMQKMVVDDWGQCRGGKFGSLRAHVETGRLSERTLHAELGQIAAGLKVGRERDDETILFWHRGLSLSDIALGKAMLAKAQAQSIGQRLRFA encoded by the coding sequence ATGAAGCCCATCTATATCGACTATCTCAATGCCCTGGACATCGAAGCCCTTGCCATGACTGATGGTGAAATCATCGGCGCGGTCGAGGCCGGGCTCGTTGCGCAAGGCAAGGGCCAGACCGTGATCGAGCCGCGTGTCCACCTCGAACCCGACCCGTCCTTCCATGGCCATTTCAATGTCTTGCGCGGCTACGTGGCGCCGCTCGACGCGGCCGGCGTGAAGATCGTCGGCGACTATGTCGACAACTATCTGCACGGCCTGCCCTCTGAATTCGGTATCCTCAATCTATTCGATCCGCGCACCGGCACGCCAGGCGCCATCCTCGACGCCACCGTCATAACCGACATGCGCACCGGCGCCGTCACCGCCATCGGCGCCAAACACCTGGCGCGCAAGAACTCGAAGGTGCTCGCCCATATCGGCGCACGCGGCACCGCCTACTGGAACGTGCGCCTGCTCGACCATCTCTTCGATTTCGACGAAATCCGCGTCCATTCGCGCCGACCGGAAAGCCGCGACGGCTTTGCCGCCAAACTCTCCGCCGACCTCGGCAAGCCGGTCAAAGCGGTGGCCGATTGGCAAAGCTGCGTCGAAGGCGCCGACATCGTCGTCGAAGCCTCGCGGCTGCCCGAGCCGCAGCCGCTGCTCAAGACGGAATGGATCAAGCCCGGCGCGCTGGTTGTCCCCTATGGCACGATGAGCGCGGTGGAGCTGTCACTGACCGACATCATGCAGAAGATGGTGGTCGACGATTGGGGCCAGTGCAGAGGCGGCAAATTCGGTTCGCTGCGCGCCCATGTCGAGACCGGGAGGCTGAGCGAAAGGACGCTGCATGCCGAACTCGGCCAGATCGCCGCCGGCCTCAAGGTTGGTCGTGAACGCGACGACGAGACCATCCTGTTCTGGCATCGCGGCCTGTCATTGTCCGACATTGCGCTCGGCAAGGCGATGCTGGCCAAGGCACAGGCGCAAAGCATCGGCCAAAGGTTGCGCTTCGCATGA
- a CDS encoding ATP-binding cassette domain-containing protein, with translation MMQEVLRLQNLQKSFGSVRALKNASLTLREGEVVALLGDNGAGKSTLIKAISGVFPVDRGDIYVRGEKVSIRSTRDAMDLGIETIHQDTSLAPDLSIARNLFLGREPVNFGWLGVFAPLDLAKLRKAASELLKRVGISKKLDADALVSTLSGGERQSIAISRAMQFAAKVIILDEPTNNLGVEETHGVLRFVKEVRDAGHSVLLITHNIHHVFQVADRIVVMRRGEIVAEQTVADTDLLTVESIITGADMSALLKETRAK, from the coding sequence ATGATGCAGGAAGTCCTTCGGCTGCAGAACCTGCAAAAGTCCTTCGGCAGCGTGCGCGCGCTGAAGAATGCCTCGCTGACATTGCGGGAAGGCGAGGTGGTGGCGCTGCTTGGCGATAATGGTGCCGGCAAATCGACTCTGATCAAGGCCATCTCGGGTGTGTTTCCGGTCGATCGCGGCGATATCTATGTGCGTGGCGAGAAGGTCTCGATCCGTTCGACCAGGGATGCGATGGACCTCGGCATCGAGACCATCCACCAGGACACCTCGCTGGCGCCGGACCTCAGCATCGCGCGCAATCTTTTCCTCGGCCGCGAGCCGGTCAATTTCGGCTGGCTCGGCGTGTTCGCGCCGCTCGATCTCGCGAAGCTGCGCAAGGCCGCCTCCGAACTGCTCAAGCGGGTCGGCATCTCGAAAAAGCTCGACGCCGACGCGCTGGTCAGCACACTTTCGGGCGGCGAACGTCAGTCGATCGCCATTTCGCGCGCCATGCAGTTTGCCGCCAAGGTCATCATCCTCGACGAGCCGACCAACAATCTCGGCGTCGAGGAAACCCATGGCGTGCTGCGCTTCGTCAAGGAGGTGCGCGACGCCGGCCATTCGGTGCTGCTCATCACCCACAATATCCACCATGTGTTCCAGGTCGCCGATCGCATCGTCGTCATGCGGCGGGGCGAGATCGTCGCCGAACAGACGGTCGCCGACACCGACCTGCTGACCGTGGAAAGCATCATCACCGGCGCCGACATGTCGGCCTTGCTCAAGGAGACGAGGGCAAAGTGA
- a CDS encoding MocE family 2Fe-2S type ferredoxin codes for MADWVEACAVDDVEEEDVIRFDHDGRTFAIYRSPDDEFFATDGFCTHEKAHLADGLVMDDIIECPKHNGRFNYKTGQAKGAPVCVNLATYPVKVEAGKVMIQI; via the coding sequence ATGGCGGATTGGGTAGAGGCGTGCGCGGTGGACGATGTCGAGGAAGAGGATGTCATCCGCTTCGACCATGATGGGCGGACCTTCGCGATCTATCGCTCCCCGGACGACGAATTCTTCGCCACCGATGGTTTTTGCACGCATGAAAAGGCGCATCTGGCCGATGGGCTGGTGATGGACGACATCATCGAATGCCCCAAGCACAATGGCCGCTTCAACTACAAGACTGGGCAGGCCAAGGGCGCACCCGTCTGTGTCAACCTCGCGACCTATCCGGTGAAGGTCGAGGCCGGTAAGGTGATGATCCAGATCTGA
- a CDS encoding ABC transporter permease: MNMAGWLNFRSLNQEGIVFAIAVVLFVAAAIGLPGFIDPNNLVAIVRSVSVLGILALGMAVVIIGRGIDLSAVAIMAMSVAWYLQLLNTGTSDGLAFAYVLAGVLAIGLLNGYLVAYADVPAIFVTLATGSFVFGYVRSQLITQDAVPVPQGHWVELLGGLRFLDVPIEVFVFAGLAFLFFLFLRYTKWGRYIYFAGDNPVAARNIGIPVRPMLVLRYVLSAFVALVAGLLTAASLHSINTRVVNSTLLYDIVLVAVIGGIGLSGGRGGVRNVLVGAALIGILLNAMTIIDIPLLYQNLIKAAILLGAIIVDGIINPRDEQTAQQGDI, from the coding sequence ATGAACATGGCTGGCTGGCTGAACTTCAGGAGCCTGAACCAGGAAGGCATCGTCTTTGCCATAGCCGTCGTGCTGTTCGTTGCCGCGGCTATTGGCCTGCCTGGCTTCATCGATCCCAACAATCTCGTCGCCATCGTCCGCTCGGTCTCGGTGCTGGGTATTCTGGCGCTAGGCATGGCGGTCGTCATCATCGGCCGCGGCATTGACCTGTCGGCGGTGGCGATCATGGCCATGTCGGTCGCCTGGTACCTGCAACTGCTCAACACCGGGACCTCGGATGGGCTGGCCTTCGCCTATGTGCTGGCCGGCGTGCTCGCCATCGGACTGCTCAACGGCTATCTCGTCGCCTATGCCGATGTGCCGGCGATCTTCGTCACGCTGGCGACCGGCTCCTTCGTCTTCGGCTATGTCCGTTCGCAATTGATCACCCAGGACGCGGTGCCGGTGCCGCAGGGCCATTGGGTGGAACTGCTAGGCGGCCTGCGCTTCCTCGACGTCCCGATCGAGGTGTTCGTCTTCGCGGGGCTCGCCTTCCTGTTCTTCCTGTTCCTGCGCTACACCAAATGGGGCCGCTATATCTATTTCGCCGGCGACAATCCGGTCGCGGCGCGCAACATCGGCATTCCGGTGCGGCCAATGCTGGTGCTGCGCTATGTGCTCTCCGCTTTCGTGGCACTGGTCGCCGGCCTGCTGACAGCGGCCAGCCTGCATTCGATCAATACGCGTGTCGTCAATTCGACGCTGCTTTACGACATCGTGCTGGTGGCGGTGATCGGCGGTATCGGCCTGTCGGGCGGACGGGGCGGGGTGCGCAACGTGCTGGTCGGGGCGGCACTGATCGGCATCCTGCTCAATGCCATGACCATCATCGACATTCCGCTGCTCTACCAGAACCTGATCAAGGCGGCGATCCTGCTCGGCGCCATCATCGTCGACGGGATCATCAATCCGCGTGACGAACAGACCGCGCAGCAGGGCGACATTTAG
- a CDS encoding aldose 1-epimerase family protein, with amino-acid sequence MVELYGKTLSRRQVAERSGQLSQFAGVRLMTLGDGVERGIRMLEFRTGSGLRFTALVDRALDIADCDYRGQAIGWHSPSGFRNPGLHEYEGEGGLAWARSFSGLLVTCGLDHILGREDVPADNYNYPGKKTVLHSLHGRVGTIPARLTGYGERWEGDRCVLWAEGIVQQSTVFGEDLHLIRRIEADVGGNEIRLSDHVVNHGFNRTPHMYFYHVNVSHPLLDEGSRYLAPIRDVVWAGHAGDRYKAQGVGYRTTPAPQPGFSEQVWQHEMAADAHGEVPVAVVNDRIGLGLELVTRKDQLPCAYQWQNFQAGQYALGIEPSTHHVLGDLAARERGEMIWLEHGESRAYDAVFRVLNGAGEIAAAEARIAAIARQPEPDYPQPSGNFPRLAGRT; translated from the coding sequence ATGGTAGAGCTTTACGGCAAGACGCTGTCGCGCCGGCAAGTGGCCGAGCGGTCAGGCCAGCTGTCGCAATTCGCCGGCGTGCGCCTGATGACGCTCGGCGACGGTGTGGAGCGCGGCATCCGCATGCTCGAATTCCGCACCGGCTCGGGCCTGCGCTTCACCGCGCTGGTCGACCGGGCGCTCGACATCGCCGATTGCGACTATAGGGGGCAGGCGATCGGCTGGCATTCGCCGAGCGGTTTTCGCAACCCCGGCCTGCATGAGTATGAAGGGGAAGGGGGGCTGGCCTGGGCGCGCTCTTTCTCCGGCCTGCTGGTCACCTGCGGGCTCGACCACATTCTGGGGCGCGAAGACGTGCCGGCCGACAACTACAACTATCCTGGCAAGAAGACTGTGCTGCATTCGCTGCATGGCCGTGTCGGTACGATCCCGGCACGGCTGACCGGCTATGGCGAGCGCTGGGAGGGCGACCGCTGCGTGCTGTGGGCCGAAGGCATCGTCCAGCAGTCGACGGTTTTTGGCGAGGATTTGCATCTCATCCGCCGCATCGAGGCCGATGTCGGTGGCAACGAGATCCGGCTTTCCGACCATGTCGTCAACCACGGCTTCAACCGCACGCCGCATATGTATTTCTACCATGTCAATGTCAGCCATCCCTTACTGGACGAGGGCTCGCGCTATCTGGCACCGATCCGCGACGTCGTCTGGGCCGGCCATGCCGGCGACCGCTACAAGGCTCAGGGGGTCGGCTATCGCACGACGCCGGCGCCGCAACCAGGCTTCAGCGAGCAGGTATGGCAGCACGAGATGGCCGCCGATGCCCATGGCGAGGTGCCGGTGGCCGTCGTCAACGACCGCATTGGGCTCGGTCTCGAACTGGTGACGCGCAAAGACCAGCTGCCCTGCGCCTATCAATGGCAGAATTTCCAGGCCGGGCAGTATGCGCTGGGGATAGAGCCTTCGACCCACCATGTGCTCGGCGATCTCGCCGCCCGCGAGCGCGGCGAGATGATCTGGCTGGAGCATGGCGAAAGCCGGGCCTATGACGCGGTGTTCCGGGTCCTCAATGGCGCCGGTGAGATCGCAGCGGCCGAAGCCAGGATCGCTGCTATCGCCCGACAGCCCGAGCCGGATTATCCTCAGCCTTCCGGAAACTTTCCAAGACTGGCCGGCAGGACATGA
- a CDS encoding 3-methyl-2-oxobutanoate hydroxymethyltransferase: MSRKRPTVADLRAMKGKRQLTMLRVLTLDEAEAAERAGVDIVSVPPELVLNPQYRDAAPSLFTMPGDNFFEIGTADDFVRWAFRLYKASADAVYCSAGYATIKRMADDAIPVIGHVGLIPSRATWTGGFKAVGKSADTAMQVFEAVKQLEAAGAIGAEIEVVPVEVAKAISERTSLIMLSMGAGTGCDAQYLFADDILGQNRGHMPRHSKVYRNFAAEYDRLQAERVAAFSEYVADVNSGAYPEDRHIVHMDPAELRLFLDKVGRG, from the coding sequence ATGAGCCGGAAGAGACCGACCGTCGCCGATTTGCGCGCCATGAAGGGCAAGCGGCAGCTGACCATGCTGCGCGTGCTGACGCTGGACGAGGCGGAAGCCGCCGAACGGGCAGGGGTCGACATTGTCTCGGTGCCTCCCGAACTGGTGCTCAACCCGCAATACCGCGACGCGGCACCCAGCCTGTTCACCATGCCGGGCGACAATTTCTTCGAAATCGGCACCGCGGATGATTTCGTCCGCTGGGCCTTCCGGCTCTATAAGGCAAGTGCCGACGCGGTCTATTGCAGCGCCGGCTACGCAACCATCAAGCGGATGGCGGACGATGCCATTCCCGTCATCGGCCATGTCGGCCTCATTCCTTCCCGGGCGACCTGGACCGGCGGTTTCAAGGCGGTCGGCAAGTCCGCCGACACGGCGATGCAGGTCTTCGAGGCGGTGAAGCAACTGGAGGCGGCTGGCGCCATCGGCGCCGAGATCGAGGTCGTGCCGGTCGAGGTCGCCAAGGCGATCTCGGAGCGCACCTCGCTGATCATGCTGTCGATGGGCGCGGGCACGGGCTGCGACGCGCAATATCTGTTCGCCGACGACATTCTTGGCCAGAACAGAGGCCACATGCCCCGCCACTCCAAGGTCTATCGCAACTTCGCCGCCGAGTATGACCGGCTGCAGGCGGAGCGGGTGGCGGCGTTCTCCGAATATGTCGCCGACGTCAACAGCGGCGCCTATCCCGAGGACAGGCACATCGTGCACATGGACCCGGCCGAGCTACGCCTGTTCCTCGACAAGGTCGGCCGGGGATAA
- a CDS encoding fatty acid desaturase family protein, with protein MAKTRDYSLVGESTRAAIETGLASAEWYHTDVSRKAMKELMQRSDGPAIRDTIIWIVAILGSAAGIVWFWGSWWTVPFLFIYGVLYGSSSDSRWHECGHGTAFRTRWMSDVVYHIASFMLMRNPVQWRWSHARHHTDTIIVGRDAEIAVMRPPDLLKAALAFTGILDFRYSLPTLVRQAFGTLSDEEKSYIPEMEQHKAVVAARWHVAIYVATIALAIALRSWIPLVLIGVPRLYGTWHMVMTGLLQHIGLADNVVDHRLNTRTVYMNPISRFIYWNMNYHVEHHMFPMVPYHALPRLHELIKHDLPEPNPSIWHAYREVWPVLLRQLKYEDYYLKRELPPTARPYRGEFHEVDMSAAAE; from the coding sequence ATGGCAAAAACGCGCGACTACAGCCTTGTCGGCGAAAGCACCAGGGCGGCGATCGAGACCGGTCTTGCCTCGGCCGAGTGGTATCACACCGACGTCTCGCGCAAGGCGATGAAGGAACTGATGCAGCGTTCCGATGGGCCGGCGATCCGCGACACCATCATCTGGATTGTCGCGATCCTGGGTTCGGCCGCCGGTATCGTCTGGTTCTGGGGTTCGTGGTGGACGGTGCCGTTCCTGTTCATCTACGGCGTGCTTTACGGCTCGTCGAGCGACTCGCGCTGGCATGAATGCGGCCATGGCACGGCCTTCCGCACGCGCTGGATGAGCGATGTCGTCTATCACATCGCCTCGTTCATGCTGATGCGCAATCCCGTGCAATGGCGCTGGAGCCATGCCCGGCACCACACCGACACCATCATCGTCGGGCGCGATGCCGAGATCGCCGTCATGCGTCCGCCGGACCTGTTGAAGGCCGCGCTTGCCTTCACCGGAATTCTCGATTTCCGCTATTCGCTGCCGACGCTGGTGCGCCAGGCCTTCGGCACGCTGTCGGACGAGGAGAAGAGCTATATCCCCGAGATGGAACAGCATAAGGCCGTGGTCGCGGCCCGCTGGCACGTCGCGATCTATGTCGCGACGATCGCCCTCGCGATCGCGTTGAGGTCATGGATACCGCTGGTGCTGATCGGCGTGCCGCGCCTTTACGGCACCTGGCACATGGTGATGACCGGCCTGCTGCAGCATATCGGATTGGCCGACAATGTCGTCGACCACCGGCTCAACACCCGCACGGTCTACATGAACCCGATCAGCCGGTTCATCTACTGGAACATGAACTACCATGTGGAGCACCACATGTTCCCGATGGTGCCGTATCATGCACTGCCGAGACTGCATGAACTGATCAAGCATGATCTGCCCGAGCCGAACCCGTCGATTTGGCACGCCTACCGCGAGGTCTGGCCGGTTCTGCTCAGGCAGCTGAAATATGAGGATTACTACCTCAAGCGCGAATTGCCGCCGACGGCCAGGCCCTATCGCGGCGAGTTCCACGAGGTCGATATGTCGGCGGCGGCCGAATAG
- a CDS encoding HAL/PAL/TAL family ammonia-lyase has translation MSALVLTGAGVSVGDVAAVAREARKVEIGPDVIGRLEKARKVLDQAAASGQQIYGLNTGLGANLGTSVEGDASAFQRRLLEGRSGAVGEALPVEAVRATMLARLTMLSAGGSGLSPSVFVALVDTLNAGVHPVMPSLGSIGAGDLVLMTAIARLLIGEGEAEYQGRRMPAVKALMMARLGPIGLAPKDGLSLINASAVSAGSGALAVTDALSALAQQQQAGALTMEGVGANRTILDPRLHMARPAAGQQEAAKALHDLLARDEAPAPTTIQDPLSIRCMPSIHGALIEAIGQARRAVEIELNATADNPLVLGDDGVVMSTGNFHTAALSLAFETLGLAIAQCAAASAARFIQLTGSGRNGLPKYLSPVGGASAGFVPLQKTVTSILAAIRHKANPVMLDFLPVSEGVEDHATQTPLAISKCADMIALWRRLIAFELMAAAQAIDLREGLTLAPRTSAVHMAIRALVLTLKDDRPLGVDAEALHAALAGNAWQPALSPADLVEEQA, from the coding sequence ATGAGCGCGCTCGTCCTCACCGGGGCCGGCGTCAGTGTCGGCGATGTCGCCGCCGTCGCCCGCGAAGCGCGCAAGGTGGAGATCGGACCCGATGTTATCGGCAGGCTGGAGAAGGCGCGAAAGGTGCTCGACCAGGCCGCTGCCTCCGGCCAACAGATTTACGGCCTGAACACCGGGCTCGGCGCCAATCTCGGCACATCGGTCGAGGGTGACGCCAGCGCCTTCCAGCGCCGGTTGCTGGAAGGCCGCAGCGGCGCGGTCGGTGAAGCGCTGCCGGTCGAGGCCGTGCGGGCAACCATGCTTGCCCGCCTGACAATGCTGTCGGCCGGCGGGTCCGGCCTTTCGCCGTCAGTCTTTGTCGCTTTGGTCGATACGCTCAATGCCGGCGTCCATCCGGTTATGCCGTCGCTGGGCTCGATCGGCGCCGGCGACCTGGTGCTGATGACCGCGATCGCCCGCCTGCTGATCGGCGAAGGCGAAGCCGAGTATCAGGGAAGGCGCATGCCGGCAGTCAAGGCGCTGATGATGGCCCGCCTCGGCCCTATCGGCCTGGCGCCCAAGGACGGGTTGTCGCTGATCAACGCATCCGCCGTATCCGCCGGCAGCGGCGCGCTTGCGGTCACGGACGCGCTGTCGGCTCTTGCCCAGCAGCAGCAGGCCGGCGCGCTGACCATGGAAGGTGTTGGCGCCAACCGCACCATCCTCGATCCCCGCCTGCACATGGCGCGGCCGGCCGCCGGCCAGCAGGAAGCCGCCAAGGCGCTGCACGATCTTCTCGCCCGCGACGAAGCGCCGGCGCCCACCACCATACAGGATCCGCTCTCGATCCGCTGCATGCCCTCGATCCATGGCGCGCTGATCGAGGCGATCGGTCAGGCAAGACGCGCCGTCGAGATCGAACTCAATGCCACCGCCGACAATCCGTTGGTACTGGGCGATGACGGCGTGGTGATGTCCACCGGCAACTTCCACACGGCGGCGCTCTCGCTCGCCTTCGAGACACTGGGCCTCGCAATAGCGCAATGCGCCGCCGCAAGTGCCGCCCGCTTCATCCAGCTCACCGGCTCGGGCCGCAACGGCTTGCCCAAGTACCTGTCGCCGGTCGGTGGCGCCTCGGCCGGTTTCGTGCCGTTGCAGAAGACGGTGACGTCGATCCTGGCCGCCATCCGCCACAAGGCCAATCCGGTGATGCTCGATTTTCTCCCGGTTTCGGAAGGCGTCGAGGACCACGCCACGCAGACGCCGCTGGCAATATCAAAATGCGCTGATATGATCGCACTGTGGCGCCGGCTGATCGCTTTCGAACTGATGGCAGCGGCGCAGGCAATCGATCTGCGTGAAGGATTGACGCTGGCCCCACGCACATCGGCTGTCCACATGGCGATACGCGCGCTCGTTCTGACGTTGAAGGATGACCGGCCGCTCGGCGTCGATGCGGAAGCACTCCACGCCGCACTTGCCGGCAATGCGTGGCAGCCGGCCTTATCCCCGGCCGACCTTGTCGAGGAACAGGCGTAG
- a CDS encoding DHA2 family efflux MFS transporter permease subunit, translating into MTAVSETEASADPARNSRRVALIVAIAFFMQLLDSTIISTSLPQMGESFGVPAVAMSIGITVYMLTMAVFVPLSGWLADRFGARNIFLVAIALFTLASLACGFSQTLTEFVIARAVQGLGSALMTPVGRILVLRNASKSELLNATALITWPALFAPVVGPVLGGFITTYLSWHWNFFINIPLGIVGLALVARFIPGDREADPKPLDWPGFFLTSLGLACLLYGLERIAHPEDGALPTVGLIAAGIVVGWVAVRHLRRAPHPLLDLSSFKVLTFAISTLAAGTIFRVAINATPFLLPLLFQVGFGLSPVDAGMMILAYFLGNLGMKTVTTPTLRRFGFRSVMVFNGIIASASIMACAAISPQTPQALVVALMLIAGLTRSMQFTALNTLAFADIAAGQRSSAATLSSMLQQVAMLFGVAVAAAILNLSQIARGRPALDLVDFRAAFLVIGVIGLVSSFRFLVLPKTAGAEVSGHIA; encoded by the coding sequence ATGACTGCCGTTTCCGAGACCGAAGCTTCAGCCGACCCAGCCAGGAATTCGCGGCGTGTGGCGCTGATCGTCGCCATCGCCTTCTTCATGCAACTGCTGGACTCGACGATCATCTCGACCTCGCTGCCGCAGATGGGGGAATCGTTCGGCGTGCCGGCGGTGGCGATGAGCATCGGCATTACCGTCTACATGCTGACCATGGCGGTGTTCGTGCCGCTGTCGGGCTGGCTCGCCGATCGGTTCGGTGCACGGAACATCTTCCTCGTCGCGATCGCGCTGTTCACGCTGGCGTCGCTCGCCTGCGGTTTTTCGCAGACCCTGACCGAATTCGTCATTGCCCGTGCCGTGCAAGGCCTGGGCAGCGCTTTGATGACGCCGGTCGGCCGCATCCTGGTGCTGCGCAACGCGTCGAAATCCGAATTGCTCAACGCCACGGCGCTGATCACCTGGCCGGCGCTGTTCGCGCCTGTCGTCGGGCCGGTGCTTGGTGGCTTCATCACCACTTACCTCTCTTGGCACTGGAATTTCTTCATCAACATCCCGCTCGGCATTGTCGGGCTGGCGCTGGTCGCCCGCTTCATCCCGGGTGACCGTGAAGCCGATCCCAAGCCGCTCGACTGGCCGGGTTTTTTCCTGACGTCGCTGGGGCTCGCCTGCCTGCTCTATGGTCTCGAGCGCATCGCGCATCCGGAGGATGGCGCCTTGCCGACGGTGGGGCTGATCGCGGCGGGGATCGTCGTCGGCTGGGTAGCAGTGCGGCATCTCCGTCGCGCGCCGCATCCGCTGCTCGACCTTTCCTCGTTCAAGGTGCTGACCTTCGCCATCTCGACGCTCGCCGCCGGCACCATCTTCCGGGTGGCGATCAACGCCACGCCGTTCCTGTTGCCGCTTCTGTTCCAGGTCGGCTTCGGGCTCAGCCCCGTGGATGCCGGTATGATGATCCTGGCCTATTTTCTCGGCAATCTCGGCATGAAGACGGTGACGACGCCGACGTTGCGCCGTTTCGGCTTTCGCTCGGTGATGGTCTTCAACGGCATCATCGCGTCCGCATCGATCATGGCTTGCGCGGCGATCTCGCCGCAGACGCCGCAAGCGCTGGTGGTGGCGCTGATGCTGATTGCCGGCCTGACGCGCTCGATGCAGTTCACCGCGCTCAACACGCTGGCCTTCGCCGATATCGCCGCCGGGCAGCGCAGCTCAGCGGCGACCTTGTCCTCGATGCTACAGCAGGTCGCGATGCTGTTCGGCGTCGCGGTGGCGGCGGCGATCCTCAACCTGTCGCAGATCGCGAGAGGCCGGCCGGCGCTCGATCTCGTCGATTTTCGAGCAGCCTTCCTGGTGATCGGCGTCATCGGACTGGTTTCGTCGTTCCGCTTCCTGGTGTTGCCGAAGACCGCCGGCGCCGAGGTCTCGGGCCATATTGCCTGA
- a CDS encoding sugar ABC transporter substrate-binding protein: MKLIRTLMAAATALAVTAFVAPTFAADDPGPAAYAQALKGKRVMLVPLAMGFDLAQGWAHYLKKEVEAWGGTFETRDPNWVVDAGAQAITDAISSDTRPDVLIIHAPDLNSYSKLMKKAQAAGTYVILVDNPANFPADAFVGSDWDRLGQLEAEAAIKGCGENSSKKIGLVQGDQANSSSLYQYAGIMKVLDKHPDFKVVAKPDSNWDATTSRNVTTTMLQQNPDICSIIDFWDGDATGASAAIRDAKLDGKVFLVTTGGGEKAADCDKLNDGTYGAVVMTELARQSGDMNAIIKFLLQSGQPAGTSHTYIYTLEKATTKADLKPDSCWDLKALQAEAAAK, translated from the coding sequence ATGAAACTGATCAGAACACTCATGGCGGCGGCCACGGCGCTTGCCGTCACCGCCTTCGTGGCGCCGACCTTCGCCGCTGACGATCCGGGCCCCGCTGCCTATGCACAAGCGCTGAAAGGCAAGCGCGTCATGCTGGTGCCGCTGGCGATGGGCTTCGACCTGGCGCAGGGCTGGGCGCATTATCTGAAGAAGGAAGTCGAGGCCTGGGGCGGCACGTTCGAGACGCGCGATCCGAACTGGGTTGTCGATGCCGGCGCGCAGGCGATCACCGACGCGATCTCGTCCGACACCAGGCCCGATGTGCTGATCATCCATGCGCCGGACCTCAATTCCTATTCCAAGCTGATGAAGAAGGCGCAGGCCGCCGGCACCTATGTGATCCTCGTCGACAATCCGGCCAACTTCCCCGCAGACGCCTTCGTCGGCAGCGACTGGGACCGGCTCGGCCAGCTCGAGGCCGAAGCCGCGATCAAGGGCTGCGGCGAGAACTCGTCCAAGAAGATCGGGCTGGTGCAGGGCGACCAGGCCAACTCTTCCAGCCTCTACCAGTATGCCGGCATCATGAAGGTGCTGGACAAGCATCCCGATTTCAAGGTCGTGGCCAAGCCCGACTCCAACTGGGACGCGACGACCTCGCGCAACGTGACGACAACCATGCTGCAGCAGAACCCGGACATCTGCTCGATCATTGATTTCTGGGATGGTGACGCCACCGGCGCATCGGCCGCGATCCGCGACGCCAAGCTCGACGGCAAGGTGTTTTTGGTCACCACTGGCGGCGGCGAAAAAGCGGCCGATTGCGACAAGCTGAACGACGGCACCTATGGCGCTGTGGTGATGACAGAACTTGCCCGGCAGTCGGGCGACATGAATGCCATCATCAAATTCCTGCTGCAGAGCGGCCAGCCGGCCGGCACCTCGCACACCTACATCTACACGCTGGAGAAGGCGACGACCAAGGCCGACCTCAAGCCCGACAGTTGCTGGGACCTGAAGGCGCTGCAGGCCGAAGCAGCGGCGAAGTAG